A genomic segment from Frateuria edaphi encodes:
- the tssC gene encoding type VI secretion system contractile sheath large subunit, with product MSTETLAERGQATETLEAGDFAALLSKEFKPKSERAKEEVESAVRTLAEQVLSKSDVVSDDVAQTINAYIAEIDRKLSEQINQIMHHADFQKLESAWRGLHYLVNNTETDQLLKIRVMNISKKELGKTLKRYKGTAWDQSPIFKKMYEEEYGQLGGEPYGCLVGDYYFDHSPQDVELLGGIAQVAAAAHAPFLAAANSSLMGMESWNELSNPRDLAKIFSTPDYASWRSLRESDDAKYLGLAMPRTLSRLPYGAATNPVEEFDFEEDTAGADSSKYTWQNAAYAMAVNINRSFKAYGWCSRIRGIESGGAVEGLPVHAFPTDDGGVDMKCPTEIAITDRRSAELDKMGLMPLVHRKNSDMAAFISAQSLAKPEEYDDPDATANAALSCRLPYMFACCRFAHYLKCIVRDKIGSFSDREQMQNWLTNWVMQYVDGDPANSSEETKARKPLSAAEVVVEEVEGAPGYYTSKFFLKPHYQLEGLTVSLRLVSRLPSAAKA from the coding sequence ATGTCCACCGAGACCCTGGCCGAACGCGGCCAAGCCACCGAAACCCTCGAAGCCGGCGACTTCGCCGCGCTGCTGAGCAAGGAATTCAAGCCCAAGAGCGAGCGCGCGAAGGAAGAGGTCGAGTCGGCCGTGCGCACGCTCGCCGAGCAGGTGCTGAGCAAGTCCGATGTGGTGTCCGACGACGTCGCCCAGACGATCAACGCCTACATCGCCGAGATCGACCGCAAGCTCAGCGAGCAGATCAACCAGATCATGCACCACGCCGATTTCCAGAAGCTGGAAAGCGCCTGGCGCGGCCTGCACTACCTGGTCAACAACACCGAGACCGACCAGCTCCTGAAGATCCGCGTCATGAACATCTCCAAGAAGGAGCTGGGCAAGACGCTCAAGCGCTACAAGGGCACCGCCTGGGACCAGAGCCCGATCTTCAAGAAGATGTACGAAGAGGAATATGGCCAGCTGGGCGGCGAGCCGTACGGCTGCCTTGTCGGCGACTACTACTTCGACCACAGCCCGCAGGACGTCGAGCTGCTGGGCGGCATCGCCCAGGTGGCGGCCGCAGCGCACGCGCCGTTCCTGGCCGCGGCCAACTCCAGCCTGATGGGCATGGAGAGCTGGAACGAGCTGTCCAACCCGCGCGACCTGGCCAAGATCTTCTCCACGCCCGACTACGCCTCCTGGCGTTCGCTGCGTGAGTCGGACGACGCCAAGTACCTGGGCCTGGCGATGCCGCGCACGCTCTCGCGCCTGCCCTACGGCGCCGCCACCAACCCGGTGGAGGAGTTCGACTTCGAGGAAGACACCGCCGGTGCCGATTCCTCCAAGTACACGTGGCAGAACGCCGCCTACGCGATGGCGGTGAACATCAACCGCTCGTTCAAGGCCTACGGCTGGTGCTCGCGCATCCGCGGCATCGAGTCCGGCGGCGCGGTCGAAGGCCTGCCGGTGCACGCCTTCCCGACCGACGACGGCGGCGTGGACATGAAGTGCCCGACCGAGATCGCCATCACCGACCGCCGTTCGGCGGAGCTGGACAAGATGGGCCTGATGCCGCTGGTGCATCGCAAGAACTCGGACATGGCCGCCTTCATCAGCGCCCAGTCGCTGGCCAAGCCGGAGGAGTACGACGATCCGGACGCCACCGCCAACGCCGCGCTGAGCTGCCGCCTGCCGTACATGTTCGCCTGCTGCCGCTTCGCGCATTACCTGAAGTGCATCGTGCGCGACAAGATCGGCTCCTTCAGCGACCGCGAGCAGATGCAGAACTGGCTGACCAACTGGGTCATGCAGTACGTCGACGGCGACCCGGCCAACTCTAGCGAGGAGACCAAGGCGCGCAAGCCGCTGTCGGCCGCCGAAGTGGTGGTGGAAGAAGTCGAGGGCGCACCGGGCTACTACACCTCCAAGTTCTTCCTCAAGCCGCATTACCAGCTCGAGGGTCTCACCGTGTCGCTGCGGCTGGTCTCGCGCCTGCCGTCGGCTGCCAAGGCCTGA
- a CDS encoding Hcp family type VI secretion system effector: MAFDMHIKFGAGKVKIEGASNHKKHKGEVPILAWSWGVSNTGDLHTGGGSASGGKAHVQDISITKYVDGCSNALLDAVCTGGRMDQAWLYVTNATGEQTDFLTIELSEGVLVTSVSTGGSGGEDRLTENITLHFGKFKYSFQPQDDKGAKQGGAKEFTYDIQGVAKA; encoded by the coding sequence ATGGCATTCGACATGCACATCAAGTTCGGCGCCGGCAAGGTCAAGATCGAAGGCGCGTCCAACCACAAGAAGCACAAGGGCGAGGTGCCGATCCTTGCCTGGTCGTGGGGCGTGAGCAACACCGGCGACCTGCATACCGGCGGTGGCTCGGCCAGCGGCGGCAAGGCCCACGTGCAGGACATCTCGATCACCAAGTACGTCGACGGCTGCTCCAACGCGCTGCTGGACGCGGTCTGCACGGGCGGTCGCATGGACCAGGCCTGGCTGTACGTCACCAACGCCACCGGTGAGCAGACCGACTTCCTCACCATCGAGCTCTCCGAGGGCGTGCTGGTGACCTCCGTGTCGACCGGCGGCAGCGGCGGCGAAGATCGCCTGACCGAGAACATCACCCTGCACTTCGGCAAGTTCAAGTATTCGTTCCAGCCGCAGGACGACAAGGGTGCCAAGCAGGGCGGCGCCAAGGAATTCACCTACGACATCCAGGGCGTGGCCAAGGCCTGA
- a CDS encoding type VI secretion system accessory protein TagJ, producing MTPENMLKEGRLDEALQGLTSQVRNNPADARCRVFLFQLLALLGQWDRAQAQLKVSGELDVNNTLMAGAYAQALRGEMMRVGVLAGERMPSVVGEPSQWMALLLQALRLDAQGQHTQAAPLREQAFELAPTVSGEIDGEAFEWIADADPRFGPCLEMVVNGGYAWVPFDRLKQLVFEAPTDLRDKIWAPVQVTWSNGGQAVGFVPCRYPASERSADAELVLARRTDWEERDSGLVVGLGQRMLATDAGEYSLLDVRSIVFNTDPAA from the coding sequence ATGACACCCGAGAACATGCTGAAGGAAGGTCGCCTGGACGAGGCGTTGCAGGGCCTCACCTCGCAGGTGCGGAACAACCCGGCGGACGCGCGCTGCCGGGTGTTCCTGTTCCAGCTGCTGGCCCTGCTCGGCCAGTGGGACCGCGCACAGGCGCAGCTGAAGGTCAGCGGCGAACTGGACGTGAACAACACCCTGATGGCCGGCGCCTATGCGCAGGCCCTGCGGGGCGAAATGATGCGCGTCGGCGTGCTCGCCGGCGAGCGCATGCCTTCGGTGGTGGGCGAGCCGTCCCAGTGGATGGCGCTGCTGCTGCAGGCGCTCAGGCTCGATGCACAGGGGCAGCACACGCAAGCGGCGCCGCTGCGTGAACAGGCCTTCGAACTGGCGCCGACCGTGTCGGGCGAGATCGACGGCGAGGCATTCGAATGGATCGCCGACGCGGACCCGCGTTTCGGTCCATGCCTGGAAATGGTGGTCAACGGCGGTTATGCCTGGGTGCCGTTCGACCGCTTGAAGCAACTGGTTTTCGAAGCGCCCACCGACCTGCGCGACAAGATCTGGGCGCCGGTACAGGTGACCTGGAGCAACGGCGGCCAGGCGGTCGGCTTCGTGCCGTGCCGCTACCCGGCCTCGGAGCGTTCGGCCGATGCCGAACTGGTGCTCGCGCGTCGTACCGATTGGGAGGAACGCGATTCCGGCCTGGTCGTCGGGCTGGGCCAGCGCATGCTCGCGACCGACGCGGGCGAATACTCGCTGCTGGACGTGCGCTCCATCGTTTTCAACACCGATCCAGCCGCCTGA
- a CDS encoding amidohydrolase family protein — protein sequence MLKIDTHAHILPRDWPNLAAKYGNDRFPVMTHTDGRHRIYKDGKFFREVWDSAFDPQTRIDDYARFGVDVQVISTVPVLFSYWAPGYQALELHRHLNDHMAQMCQDYPRHYAGIGTVPLQAPELAIRELERCIDELGLQGVQIGSHCNDWNLDAPELFPFFEAAADLGAAILVHPWDMMGTDTMPKYWMPWLVGMPAEQSRAGCCLAFGGVLERLPKLRIMLAHGGGSFPWSIGRIEHGFRMRPDLVATDNPRNPREYLKRLYFDSCVHDERALRYLLDVTGVDRVMLGTDYPFPLGEQEPGSGIEALRLDEADRARLFHGTALEWLGLPLQRFVPQASIPERS from the coding sequence ATGCTCAAGATCGACACCCACGCGCACATCCTGCCACGCGACTGGCCCAACCTGGCCGCCAAATACGGCAATGACCGCTTCCCGGTCATGACCCACACCGACGGTCGCCACCGCATCTACAAGGACGGCAAGTTTTTCCGCGAAGTGTGGGATTCGGCGTTCGATCCGCAGACCCGCATCGACGACTACGCCCGCTTCGGCGTGGACGTGCAGGTCATTTCCACCGTGCCGGTGCTGTTTTCCTACTGGGCGCCCGGCTACCAGGCGCTGGAGCTGCATCGGCACCTGAACGACCACATGGCGCAGATGTGCCAGGACTACCCGCGCCACTACGCGGGGATCGGCACCGTGCCGCTGCAGGCGCCGGAGCTGGCCATCCGCGAGCTGGAACGCTGCATCGACGAACTGGGCCTGCAGGGCGTGCAGATCGGGTCGCATTGCAACGACTGGAACCTGGACGCGCCGGAGCTGTTCCCGTTCTTCGAGGCGGCCGCGGACCTGGGCGCGGCGATCCTGGTCCATCCATGGGACATGATGGGCACCGACACGATGCCCAAGTACTGGATGCCCTGGCTGGTCGGCATGCCCGCCGAGCAGTCGCGCGCCGGCTGCTGCCTGGCCTTCGGCGGCGTGCTGGAGCGGTTGCCGAAGCTGCGCATCATGCTGGCCCACGGCGGCGGCAGCTTTCCCTGGTCGATCGGCCGCATCGAGCATGGCTTCCGCATGCGCCCGGACCTGGTCGCTACCGACAACCCGCGCAACCCGCGCGAATACTTGAAACGTCTGTACTTCGACTCCTGCGTGCACGACGAGCGGGCGCTGCGGTATCTCCTGGATGTGACCGGCGTCGATCGCGTGATGCTGGGCACCGACTATCCTTTCCCGCTGGGCGAACAGGAGCCCGGCAGCGGCATCGAGGCCTTGAGGCTGGATGAAGCGGACCGTGCTCGGTTGTTCCACGGCACCGCACTGGAATGGCTGGGCCTGCCCTTGCAGCGATTTGTCCCCCAGGCATCTATCCCGGAGCGTTCATGA
- the tssB gene encoding type VI secretion system contractile sheath small subunit has product MAKQSSQKFIARNRAPRVQIEYDVEVYGAQKKVQVPFVMGVMSDLSGANNAELPPIEDRKALEIDVDNFDSRLQSMKPRVSFAVPNTLTGEGNLSVDITFESMDDFSPAAVARRVAPVAKLLEARTQLANLNTYMDGKAGAEKLIAQAINDPALLQSLVSAAKPSDGE; this is encoded by the coding sequence ATGGCCAAGCAAAGCAGTCAGAAGTTCATCGCGCGCAACCGCGCGCCGCGGGTGCAGATCGAGTACGACGTCGAGGTCTACGGCGCACAGAAGAAGGTGCAGGTGCCGTTCGTGATGGGCGTCATGTCCGACCTGTCCGGCGCCAACAACGCCGAACTGCCGCCGATCGAGGACCGCAAGGCGCTGGAGATCGACGTCGACAACTTCGACAGCCGCCTGCAGTCGATGAAGCCGCGCGTGTCCTTCGCGGTGCCCAACACGCTGACGGGCGAGGGCAACCTCAGCGTCGACATCACCTTCGAGAGCATGGACGACTTCTCGCCCGCCGCCGTGGCGCGCCGGGTCGCCCCGGTCGCCAAGCTGCTCGAGGCCCGCACGCAACTGGCCAACCTCAATACCTACATGGACGGCAAGGCCGGCGCGGAGAAGCTGATCGCCCAGGCGATCAACGATCCGGCCCTGCTGCAGTCGCTGGTCTCGGCCGCCAAGCCGAGCGACGGGGAGTAA
- a CDS encoding pyridoxamine 5'-phosphate oxidase family protein: MKNDAPHDDTDLNKLGELIDDIEVAMLTTLAADGSLVSRPLQTLKLTADGELVFFTAADSAKVDQLTDDLDVNLAYANQDDKCYVSVRGRARIDRDQALIEELWSPAQKVFFSGKDDPNLAVLRVRVRDAMYWESSGNFVERALDFARGMWSEQPRDLGHQGHLHG; this comes from the coding sequence ATGAAAAACGACGCACCGCACGACGATACCGACCTCAACAAGCTCGGTGAACTGATCGACGACATCGAGGTGGCGATGCTCACCACGCTGGCCGCGGACGGCTCCCTGGTCAGCCGCCCGCTGCAGACGCTCAAGCTCACCGCCGACGGCGAACTGGTGTTCTTCACCGCGGCCGACAGTGCCAAGGTCGACCAGCTCACCGACGACCTGGACGTCAATCTCGCCTACGCCAACCAGGACGACAAATGCTATGTCTCCGTGCGCGGCCGGGCGCGCATCGACCGCGACCAGGCCTTGATCGAGGAGCTGTGGTCGCCGGCGCAGAAGGTGTTTTTCTCCGGCAAGGACGATCCCAACCTCGCGGTCCTTCGCGTGCGCGTGCGCGATGCGATGTACTGGGAGTCGTCGGGCAACTTCGTGGAGCGTGCGCTGGATTTCGCCCGCGGGATGTGGAGCGAGCAGCCGCGCGACCTCGGCCACCAGGGCCACCTCCACGGTTGA
- a CDS encoding class I SAM-dependent methyltransferase codes for MSGEQAHWEGVYRNRSAQAVSWYRPHLDVSLALLRQVGLGASTRVVDVGGGASTLVDDLLAQGLGDITVLDLSQAALDVARERLGPRGEVVRWLATDLLEADLAPAAFDLWHDRAVLHFLTSPTQTARYAAQAARAVRPGGHAVIGGFAPDGPERCSGLKVARRSAGDIAALLGPAFRLLDQRSEQHTTPAGTCQAFAYALLERR; via the coding sequence ATGTCCGGCGAGCAGGCGCACTGGGAAGGGGTCTACCGCAACCGCTCCGCCCAGGCGGTGAGCTGGTATCGCCCACACCTGGACGTGTCGCTGGCCTTGCTGCGCCAGGTCGGCCTGGGTGCTTCCACGCGGGTGGTCGACGTGGGCGGCGGCGCCTCCACGCTGGTCGATGACCTGCTCGCGCAGGGGCTAGGCGACATCACCGTGCTGGATCTTTCGCAAGCGGCCCTCGATGTCGCGCGCGAACGCCTGGGTCCGCGCGGCGAGGTGGTGCGCTGGCTCGCCACCGATCTTCTTGAAGCCGACCTCGCGCCTGCCGCGTTCGATCTCTGGCACGACCGCGCCGTGCTGCATTTCCTCACCTCGCCGACGCAAACCGCACGCTATGCCGCACAGGCGGCGCGCGCCGTGCGGCCGGGCGGCCATGCCGTGATCGGGGGTTTCGCCCCGGACGGTCCGGAGCGCTGCAGCGGGCTGAAGGTCGCGCGGCGCTCCGCCGGCGACATTGCCGCCCTGCTCGGCCCGGCGTTCCGCCTGCTCGACCAACGGTCCGAGCAGCACACCACGCCCGCCGGCACGTGCCAGGCGTTCGCCTACGCGTTGCTCGAACGGCGCTGA
- the kynU gene encoding kynureninase — MTHYQASATWAAAADEADPLRAFRDEFLIPPHEGRDSNYFCGNSLGLQPRAVRDSVAAELDYWGELGVEGHFKGRLPWMDYHEFVRDDLAQVVGALPSEVVAMNTLGVNLHLMMVSFYRPSPERHAILIEAGAFPTDRYAVESQIRFHGYDPATSLIELEPDEPNGTISDAAFKRALAEHGARTALVMLPGVQYRTGQAFDLKAIARLAHAQGCQVGFDLAHAVGNLPLQLHDSDADFAIWCSYKYLNSGPGAVGGAFVHERHARAALPRFAGWWGHDKTTRFQMGPQFEPTPGADGWQLSNPPILALAPLRVSLELFRRAGMARLREKSLELTGYLEWLVRTQLPDVLDIVTPADPARRGAQLSIRVLGGRARGRALFEYLMANGVIGDWREPDVIRISPAPLYNRHADCLAFAEAVRRWAAG, encoded by the coding sequence ATGACGCACTACCAGGCTTCCGCCACGTGGGCGGCCGCCGCCGATGAAGCCGACCCGCTGCGCGCGTTCCGCGACGAGTTCCTGATTCCTCCGCACGAAGGCCGCGATTCGAACTACTTCTGCGGCAACTCGCTGGGTCTGCAGCCGCGCGCGGTGCGCGACTCGGTTGCAGCGGAGCTGGACTACTGGGGCGAGTTGGGCGTGGAAGGCCATTTCAAGGGCCGCTTGCCCTGGATGGACTACCACGAGTTCGTGCGCGACGACCTGGCGCAGGTGGTCGGCGCGCTACCGTCCGAAGTCGTTGCGATGAACACGCTGGGCGTGAACCTGCACCTGATGATGGTGAGCTTCTACCGTCCCTCGCCCGAACGCCACGCGATCCTGATCGAAGCCGGCGCCTTCCCCACCGATCGCTATGCGGTCGAATCGCAGATCCGCTTCCACGGCTACGACCCGGCCACCTCGCTGATCGAGCTGGAGCCGGACGAGCCCAACGGCACGATCTCGGATGCGGCCTTCAAGCGCGCCCTGGCCGAACACGGCGCGCGTACCGCGCTGGTGATGCTCCCGGGCGTGCAGTACCGCACCGGCCAGGCGTTCGACCTGAAGGCGATCGCCCGCCTGGCCCACGCACAGGGTTGCCAGGTCGGGTTCGACCTCGCCCATGCCGTCGGCAACCTGCCGCTGCAGCTGCACGACAGCGACGCGGATTTCGCGATCTGGTGCAGCTACAAGTATTTGAATTCCGGCCCCGGCGCCGTTGGTGGCGCGTTCGTGCACGAGCGCCATGCGCGCGCAGCGTTGCCGCGCTTCGCCGGCTGGTGGGGGCATGACAAGACCACGCGCTTCCAGATGGGTCCGCAGTTCGAGCCCACGCCCGGCGCGGACGGGTGGCAGCTGTCCAACCCGCCGATCCTGGCGCTGGCGCCGCTGCGTGTGTCGCTGGAGCTCTTCCGCCGCGCCGGCATGGCACGACTGCGCGAAAAGTCGCTCGAGCTGACCGGCTATCTCGAATGGCTGGTGCGTACGCAGTTGCCCGACGTGCTGGACATTGTCACGCCCGCCGACCCGGCGCGCCGTGGCGCCCAATTGTCGATCCGCGTGCTCGGCGGCCGCGCCCGTGGGCGCGCGCTCTTCGAGTACCTGATGGCCAATGGCGTTATTGGCGACTGGCGCGAGCCGGACGTCATCCGCATTTCCCCCGCCCCGCTCTACAACCGCCACGCCGATTGCCTGGCCTTTGCGGAGGCGGTGCGGCGCTGGGCTGCCGGCTGA
- a CDS encoding ECF-type sigma factor: MNTSVDVTRLLHSAQAGDTAALEEALRQMYAALHRLAGAQLRRNTSESTLSATALVNEAYLKVFGGNSPPQWESRGHLLGVAARAMREVLVDSARRRQAAKRPQDCDRIELSEISGSLMPDVDYVGLLDALDTLEQIDPRQASIVSMRFFVGLSAEQIAAALGISATTVQREWRLARAWLQRELQA; this comes from the coding sequence GTGAACACCAGTGTCGATGTGACGCGACTGCTGCATTCGGCGCAGGCGGGCGATACCGCCGCGCTGGAGGAAGCGCTGCGCCAGATGTATGCGGCGCTGCACCGGCTGGCCGGCGCGCAGCTGCGCCGCAACACCAGCGAAAGCACCCTTAGCGCCACCGCCCTGGTCAACGAGGCCTACCTGAAGGTGTTCGGCGGCAACAGCCCGCCGCAATGGGAAAGCCGCGGCCACCTGCTCGGCGTGGCCGCAAGGGCGATGCGCGAGGTGCTGGTCGATTCGGCCCGACGCCGCCAGGCGGCCAAGCGCCCGCAGGACTGCGACCGCATCGAGCTGTCCGAAATCTCCGGTTCGCTGATGCCCGACGTCGACTACGTGGGCCTGCTCGACGCGCTGGACACGCTGGAGCAGATCGACCCGCGCCAGGCCAGCATCGTCTCCATGCGGTTCTTCGTCGGCCTGAGCGCCGAGCAGATCGCCGCCGCCTTGGGTATCTCCGCCACTACCGTGCAACGCGAGTGGCGCCTGGCGCGTGCCTGGCTTCAGCGCGAACTGCAGGCCTGA
- a CDS encoding PAS domain S-box protein, whose product MPRELLAAEQAAVLGQLAEGVILVDTTGQITYVNEAAARLHGVARLDVGPDDYAGAYRLLTEDGRPYPSRELPLSRAVLDGEIVTGACWRIRRPDGSEIIAQGSARPIHDVDGRPLGAVLTMHDDTVRVQTERALRDESQALETLNRVGATVASELELERIVQTVTDAGVALIGASMGAFFYNTTNEAGESMMLYTLSGVDRHVFDRYPMPRASFLFRPTLSGESVVRCDDVLLDPRYGKGPPYHGLPPGHPPVRSYLAVPVVSRSGRVSGGLFFGHPEPGRFSARHERLMAGIAAHAAIAIDNANLYAVAQGEIDERRAAEERLREINETLEQRVEARTRERDRAWKHSRDLQAVVDERGYFLQVSDAWHTMLGWRATEVVGHRAYEFIHPDDREVGERPFFSSLIKGPAFENRMRHKDGSYRCISWLASQDEGTIYASGRDVTEQKEQASALAQAEATLRQSQKMEAVGHLTGGIAHDFNNMLAVVIGSLDLLQHRLADDAPEQRYAGNAMEAASRAATLTQRLLAFARQQPLEPRPVDANVLVEGMSELLRHAIGPDIRLEVLTGAGLWPTLVDANQLENVILNLAVNARDAMPGGGRLTIETANASLDRRYVAGHPDMEAGDYVSITVSDSGTGMPPEVAARAFDPFFTTKQAGQGTGLGLSQVYGFVKQSGGHVAIYSEPGRGTGVKVYLPRLIGEADGQKASTAAAALPTGQQELILLVDDEPAVRKVTAEALRELGYRVLEADGAQAALDELATHADVALLLTDVVMPEIDGRRLAEEARLRRPGLKVLFTTGYSAAAAQRNGATDPQSPLLGKPYTLAELGRKLRQLLRDG is encoded by the coding sequence ATGCCACGCGAGCTGCTCGCGGCAGAGCAGGCGGCGGTCCTGGGACAGCTGGCCGAAGGCGTGATCCTGGTCGACACCACGGGCCAGATCACCTATGTCAACGAAGCCGCGGCACGGTTGCATGGAGTTGCCCGGCTCGACGTAGGCCCGGACGACTACGCCGGCGCCTACCGGTTGCTGACCGAGGATGGACGGCCCTATCCGTCGCGTGAGCTGCCGCTGTCGCGGGCGGTGCTCGATGGCGAAATCGTCACCGGCGCCTGCTGGCGCATCCGGCGTCCGGACGGTTCCGAGATCATCGCGCAGGGCTCCGCGCGCCCGATCCACGATGTCGATGGCAGGCCGCTCGGCGCGGTCCTCACCATGCACGACGACACGGTGCGCGTGCAGACCGAGCGGGCATTGCGTGACGAAAGCCAGGCGCTGGAGACACTCAATCGCGTGGGTGCGACGGTGGCCAGCGAACTGGAACTGGAACGCATCGTGCAGACGGTCACCGATGCCGGCGTCGCGCTGATCGGCGCCAGCATGGGCGCGTTCTTCTACAACACCACCAACGAGGCGGGCGAGAGCATGATGCTCTACACCCTCTCCGGCGTGGACCGGCACGTGTTCGATCGGTACCCGATGCCGCGGGCCAGCTTCCTGTTCCGGCCCACGCTGTCGGGCGAGAGCGTCGTCCGCTGCGACGATGTCCTGCTCGATCCGCGTTACGGCAAGGGTCCGCCCTACCATGGCCTGCCACCCGGGCATCCGCCGGTGCGCAGCTATCTGGCCGTGCCGGTGGTCTCCCGCTCGGGCCGCGTGTCGGGCGGGTTGTTTTTCGGCCATCCCGAGCCGGGGCGTTTTTCCGCGCGGCACGAACGTCTGATGGCCGGCATCGCCGCGCACGCGGCGATCGCGATCGACAATGCGAACCTGTACGCCGTGGCGCAAGGCGAGATCGACGAGCGCCGTGCCGCCGAGGAACGGCTGCGCGAGATCAACGAAACGCTCGAGCAACGGGTCGAGGCCCGCACCCGCGAACGCGACCGCGCATGGAAGCATTCGCGCGACCTGCAGGCGGTGGTCGACGAGCGCGGCTACTTCCTGCAGGTCAGCGACGCCTGGCACACGATGCTCGGCTGGCGGGCGACAGAGGTGGTCGGGCATCGCGCCTACGAGTTCATCCACCCCGACGATCGCGAGGTCGGCGAGCGTCCCTTCTTTTCGAGCTTGATCAAGGGGCCGGCGTTCGAGAACCGCATGCGGCACAAGGATGGCAGTTACCGCTGCATTTCCTGGCTCGCCAGCCAGGACGAAGGCACGATCTACGCCAGCGGACGCGACGTCACCGAACAGAAGGAACAGGCGAGCGCACTGGCACAGGCCGAGGCGACGTTGCGGCAAAGCCAGAAGATGGAGGCGGTCGGCCACCTTACCGGCGGCATCGCGCACGACTTCAACAACATGCTTGCTGTAGTGATCGGCTCCCTCGACCTGCTGCAACACCGGTTGGCCGACGACGCCCCCGAGCAACGGTACGCCGGGAACGCCATGGAGGCGGCCAGCCGCGCCGCCACGCTGACCCAGCGCCTGCTCGCGTTCGCCCGCCAGCAACCGCTCGAGCCACGGCCGGTGGACGCCAATGTGCTGGTGGAGGGCATGTCCGAGCTGCTGCGCCACGCGATCGGGCCGGACATCCGCCTGGAAGTGCTGACGGGCGCCGGTTTGTGGCCGACGCTGGTCGATGCGAACCAGCTTGAGAACGTCATCCTCAATCTCGCCGTGAATGCCCGTGACGCCATGCCCGGCGGCGGCCGCCTGACCATCGAAACAGCCAACGCCAGCCTCGATCGGCGCTACGTTGCCGGACATCCGGACATGGAAGCAGGTGACTATGTGTCGATCACGGTCAGCGACAGTGGCACCGGCATGCCGCCGGAGGTGGCCGCGCGCGCCTTCGATCCGTTCTTCACCACCAAGCAGGCGGGGCAGGGCACAGGCCTGGGCCTCAGCCAGGTCTATGGATTCGTCAAGCAATCGGGTGGACACGTCGCGATCTATTCGGAGCCGGGTCGCGGCACCGGCGTCAAGGTCTATCTGCCGCGGCTGATCGGCGAGGCGGACGGACAGAAGGCATCCACCGCTGCGGCCGCGTTGCCGACCGGACAACAAGAATTGATCCTGCTTGTGGACGATGAGCCGGCGGTGCGCAAGGTCACTGCCGAGGCCCTGCGGGAGCTGGGCTACCGTGTGCTGGAGGCGGACGGCGCGCAGGCTGCGCTCGACGAACTCGCCACGCACGCGGACGTTGCGCTGCTGCTGACCGACGTGGTCATGCCAGAGATCGACGGACGCCGGCTGGCGGAGGAAGCCCGCCTTCGCCGGCCGGGCCTGAAAGTGCTGTTCACCACCGGCTACTCGGCCGCGGCGGCGCAACGCAACGGCGCGACGGATCCGCAGTCTCCGCTGCTCGGCAAGCCCTATACGCTCGCCGAACTGGGACGCAAATTGCGGCAGCTGCTGCGGGACGGCTGA
- the tssE gene encoding type VI secretion system baseplate subunit TssE, which produces MAELTTQERLQPSLLDRLTDEEPGKADESREKRVISATRLRDCVARDISWLLNCVNLGSGVELDDYPEVARSVLNFGIPDLTGMALSGVDASVLQRQLREALIAFEPRLTGSTLRVAVNTDGKRMDQQSLVFNIESEMWAQPIPLNLYLKTEIDLETGRFSVSESLG; this is translated from the coding sequence ATGGCCGAGCTGACCACCCAGGAGCGCTTGCAGCCCTCGTTGCTCGACCGGCTGACCGACGAGGAGCCGGGCAAGGCCGACGAGAGCCGCGAGAAGCGGGTGATCTCCGCCACGCGCCTGCGCGATTGCGTGGCGCGAGACATTTCCTGGCTGCTCAACTGCGTGAACCTCGGCAGCGGCGTGGAGCTGGACGATTATCCGGAGGTGGCCCGCTCGGTACTCAATTTCGGCATCCCGGACCTGACCGGCATGGCGCTCTCGGGCGTCGATGCGAGCGTCCTGCAGCGCCAGCTGCGCGAGGCGCTGATCGCGTTCGAACCACGCCTGACCGGGAGCACGCTGCGCGTGGCCGTCAACACGGACGGCAAGCGCATGGACCAGCAGTCGCTGGTCTTCAACATCGAATCGGAAATGTGGGCCCAGCCGATTCCGCTGAACCTCTATCTCAAGACCGAGATCGACCTGGAAACCGGCCGCTTCAGCGTTTCCGAGAGCCTGGGCTGA